Sequence from the Methanobacteriales archaeon HGW-Methanobacteriales-1 genome:
CATGCTGATAATCTCCTACACGGAGACCAAGAAGTTGATATTGATTTCGTAATTGAAAAGTGGTCATCCAGAATGGGAGATGGGCATCCATCTATTGAAAGGCTAATAAAGTTACACGAAGAAATTGTGCACCAACCAAGCAATTAAATTATTAATTATAATATTATATGAATTAATTTCGGTTTATTCTTGTTTTTATTCTTTATTAAATCTGGCTAAGTTTTAATTTATATTGTCTTAAAATTCTTGAATTGAATTTTGATCATACTTTATAATTTACCTATGCTTCATAATGCTCAAATTGATAATTTAATACACATTCTTAGTTAAAAATTTGAAAAAATTACTCAAATCTTTTTTTATGACAAATTAGGAATTAATTATAATAATATAAATTCTAAAAGAATCATAATATATTTATACATTTTATCAAGAGGGGATTTAATGGTTAAATATCGCTGTACAGTTTGCAATTACATTTATGATGAAGAAATAAAAGAAATTCCATTTTCAGAACTTCCAGAAGACTGGAGATGTCCCATTTGTAACGCTTCAAAAGAATTATTTGAAGCCCTAGATTCTAAAAATGATATTAATAAAGAAAGTATTTCCAAAGATATGGATTTAGGACATTCCACAGTATCGCATGTAATGGTAAATCAAATGGCAGAATGGGGAATAGAATACGTATTTGGAATTCCTGGAACCTCATCTCTGGGTGTTCTTCAAGGTATTAAAGACTCTGATTCTTTAAAATATTATCAGGTTCGACACGAACAAACTGCAGCATTTATGGCATCAGCCTATGGAAAATTAACTGGAAAAGTAGCTGCTTGTCTTACTGTAGCCGGTCCAGGGGCAACTAATCTCAGCACTGGACTTTATGATGCAAAACTTGACCATTCTCCGGTTCTGGCAATAACTGGGCAGGTGAAAAGACAGCTTATAGGGCCTGGTTCTTTCCAGGAAATTGATCAGCATTCATTTTTTGAGCCAGTTTCTGTTTTTAATAAGCCAATTGTTCACAAAGATCAGACCACATTGTTAACGACTCTGGCTATTAAAGAGGCTTTAATAAAAAAAGGAGTTTCCCATATTTCAATTCCCAATGACGTGCAGAAACAGAAATATGAGACTAAACTAATTCCTTTAAATGGTAAAATCCCCCAAACAAATCTTTCCCCAGCAAATGAATTAGTGGAAGAGGCTGCTGAAACAATAAATTCCGCTCAAAGGCCAGTGATTATTGCTGGTTTTGGAGCAATGGACCAGGGTGATATTTTATTAGAAATGGCTAAAAAAATAACCGCACCCATAGTTACCACTTTCCGAGGAAAAGGAGTGGTTGATGAAGATGAAGAACTTTTTGTGGGTAGTCATGGGACTATTGGATCCACTTCTGCATCTCAATTAGTGAAAAACTCCGATCTATTAATTGTAATTGGTTCTTCATATTCGGATATGACACAAATCCCCCCTAAAAGAACCATACAAATAGATAAAGACCCCATGATGATTGGAAGAAAACATTCGGTAGAAGTAGGCCTTTTAGGAGATAGTTCTGTCATTTTACCCACACTGCTTGATAAATTGGTTTTTCAGAATCGTTTAGAATATAAAGAAGAAATTAAATTATTAAAAGCAGAATGGTCTAAACTCATTAAAGATGAAATTGACTCTTCAAAAAGCCCTATTCGGCCACAATATATCATGAAAGTTTTAAATGATAAATTAAGCTCCAGTGGAGTAATTACACTGGATGTTGGAGAAAATGCATGGTGGTTTGGCCGTAACTTCCAGATGAAAAAAAGTCAGAAAATGGTAATGTCTGGCTCCTTAGCTACCATGGGTTTTGGACTTCCTGCAGCTCTTGCGGCCCAAATTGCATATCCTGAAAAGGAAGTAGTCTGCATAACTGGGGATGGTGGATTTTCAATGGTAATGGCTGATTTTTTAACTGCAGTCAAATATGATCTGCCCATTAAAGTGTTTTTATTAAATAATAACCAATTAGGAATGATTCAACAAGAACAAAAAGTCGAAGGCTATCCCAATTGGCAGACAGAACTACTAAACTGCGATTTTGCGTCATTTGCTGAAATTTGCGGTGGAGTAGGAATAAAAGTCACCAATCCTGAGGAATTTCCAGAAAAAGTTGAAAAAACCCTTGGATTAGATGTGCCAACAATTGTAGATATTCAGACCGACCCCCAAAGATTTATCTAAATCTTATTCGTCAGTAAATGTATTTTATAGTATTATTTAATTATTTTAGCTATTATTAACAAATTTAAACAAATTATTGTCTCAATAATAATTTTTTAATGTTATTTAGAAGGATTATAATGTTTTCAAGTAATAAAAAATTCCAGGAGATCTAAAATGATTCAGGTACCTAACACTGAAGAAAATAGAATTAAGTGCCTATGTAAAAAATGCCCCAGTTACCCCCATAAATGCTCCGGAGAAATTTTATATTGTTCAAATGGCAGCAGTCTTCTGGAAGTCCATGAAGGCGGATGTCTATGCAAATCTTGTTCCGTGTATTTTGAATACAATTTAAAAGGACATTATTTTTGTGATAAAGAATTTTTAGGAGCCGCTTTTGTTCTAATGCGGAAAAAGAAAAAAGAGGAAGATCTTGTTTCTTATCAAAAAATGGTAGACATAAAAACTATGGCCGAAACTGGAAAAAGTGTGGTACGTTCCATGGGATCTCTTAAAAAGATGCCATTTTCTTTTGATGATTTCCATTTTATCCCAGCTCAGATTAGCAAAATACCACTTAACAAAGAACAGAATGTTAAAATAAATATTTAAATTGGTTCAAACGCCAAAAAACCCCTTCATCTTAGTTCTCCCATATTAATTTCTGGTATGAGTTATGGTGCTGTTTCTGGAAAAACCAGAACAGTGATTTCACATGCTGCTAAAAATCTTAATATTGGATTTAATTCTGGAGAAGGAGATGTCACCAACGAAGAAATGGAAATGGCATCTTTACAATTAATAGTCCAATATTCAACCTGACGTTTTGGTTTGACTGAAAAAATATTAAAAAAGCTTCAGCAGTTGAAATAAGATTTGGACAGGGAGCATATCCTGGGAAAGGTAGTTATTTACCATCAGACAAAATTAATCCTGAAGTGGCCCAAGTAAGAAACCTTAAAAAAGGTGAAGGAGCTTATTCACCAGCACATCATCCAGACATGAAAACTCCCGGTGAAATTAAGGATAAGATTAATGGATTAAAAAAATAACTCATGGAGTTCCCGTCGGAGCCAAAATTGGTTGTGGGAATATCGAAGAGGATATAAAAATTTTATTTGAAGCTGGAGTCGATTTTATATCTATTGATGGTTTTGGAGGAGGTACTGGGGCTACTGATGCTTTTGTACGGGAAAATATGGGTTTACCACTTATTGCTGCATTGCCCAGAGCTGCGCGGATTTTAAATAAACTGGAAAATCAAGGAGAAAATTCAAACCAAGAAATCATAGCCAAAAATAAAGTTACTTTAATTGCCGGAGGAGGCTTAAGAACCTCCGCAGACATAGCCAAGTGCTTAGCATTAGGGACTGATGCAGTATACTTAGGAACTTCTGCTTTAATTGCCATAAACTGCCAGCAACACAGGATATGTCCCACAGGGAAGTGTCCCACAGGCATAACTACCCATAAATCCAAACTTTTGACAAGAATTAAGCGTTCCAAAAAGTGTTCAAAAGCTTGAAAACTTCATAAAAGTATCAAATGAAGAAATTGCAGAATTTATTCGTATAATTGGCAAAAATGATATTCACAACCTTAATAGAGATGACTTAATATCTTTAAACAGTGACCTTTCAAAATTGGCCCATGTTAAATGGTTAATTTAATAATTTTGAAATAAATATTTCCAATAATAAATAAAAGTAGAAATAATAATTAAACATAATGAAAAATAAATAAGAATTAATTAATAATTGAAATAACTAAATTATAAGTTCTTATTAGAATAAGTTCTTATTTAGAAGATGATTTAAAATGAAAGTTCTATGTTCCAGTGAAGAGTCACTTTACAGGCCTGAGGCCGTTAGATGGAGAAATAGAATGGGTTTATTAAAACCTCTGGGAGAAGCTGTAGTTATTCTCCCTTGCAGTATGAGAAAACCTTATTCCAACTCCAAATCCCATCAAATTTTTATGAGAATTAGTAAACGTATTCAGGAAGTTATATTAACATCCCCCTTTGGTATTTGTCCTCGAGAGATGGAAAAAACTTTTCCCATACAATCTTACGATGTTTCCACCACAGGTGATTGGTCTCATGAAGAAATAAAAGTCGTTGGAGAAGTTTTAAGAGATTATGTGGGGGATAAAGAAGTTTTGGCTCATGTTGCCGGAGGATACCGACAGGTGTGCGAAGAATACCTGGATGATTGTGTGTTCACTTGTGAAGATGGACGCCCCCTATCACATGAATCAATGCAAAATCTTAAAGACCATATTAAAAAATACCGGAAAATTCCAGCTCGTGAAAAGCTTCTAAATGGATTAAGATCACTGGCCATATATCAATTTGGTCCAGGCGGTGAAGCACTCATACCAGATGACTGTCATGTGAAAGGACGTTATCATAAAAGGATATTCCATGACAGCGAACAGATTGCTGCCCTATTAATGGATAATGGAATATATTCTTTGAGTCTTGCAGGTGGGCGCATTTTGTCTGAAATAGGGACTAAATGGGTTAATATTGAATTTGATCTGAAAACGAATACATTATTTGCTCCAGGAGTCCTTGATGCAGACCCTAACATAGTTCCCAAAGATGAAGTAATCATTCTTAACAAAGGAAATGTAGTGGGAGTTGGTAAAGCTGTTTTAAATGGTGAAGAAATGGTTAAAGCATCCAATGGTGTGGCCGTACGTGTAAGACACCGAGTAAAATAATCTTAAACACCATTAAATACTCATTTTATATTTACTTAAAATTTTTATCAAAAATTTTAAATATAGTAATGCATTGATAAAAAATCACTTTACTTATGTTATCCATATGCAAAAACCTTTAGGAATATACTTTTTATTAAAAAATTAACTTTAAACAGTTAAAAATTAATTTTAAGTGAATTCATCAAGATTATTGTATTGGGTTTAATTAAAATTAAAAATTATTTTAAAAAATTAATGCCTTAAAAGGCCAAATTAACTAAATGATCATATTTGAGGTATAATAATGTCAGAAGAACTTTATGAAAAAGTAAAAGAAGCCCTAACCAAAGTAGCCGACCCTCACATGGGTATCAGTATTGTAGAAATGGGCCTGGTTGAAAACATCGAAATCGAAGAAAAAGACCAGAACATAGCTAAAATTACTATTAAACCTACCAACCCCGGTTGTATGAGTGCAGCTCGTATGGCCATGGATGCTAAAACCGAAGCCGAAAAGGTTGAAGGTATTGACAAAGCTGAAGTTACTGTTGCCGGCCACATGATGGCCGATGCCATTAATGAAATGGTTAACAAGTAATTAGCTTATTTTTAATTAAATATATTTAATTTTTTATATATTCTATTTTTATTTTATAGTTTATTTTTGGTGATTATATGGTATCCTGGAATATAGCCGCAGTGGTAGGCGTTCCAGGAGTGGGAAAAACATCACTCTGTAAAAGTGCTGTTAAATCACTGGGATGCAATTACATCAATTACGGAGATTTGATGTTAGAAATTGCCCGGGATAAAAATCTGGCTGAAACTGATAAAGAAATGTTCGTATTAGATATGGACTTGCAGTACGATATATGGAAAGAAGCGGCCCATAAAATTAATGAAAGAGAACATGTTCTTGTAGATCTACATGGCCTGGATCAATCTCCTAAAGGTTACCTCTTTTCACTGCCTTTAGAAATTATTTGCCCTTCCACAATCATCATAGTTGAAGCATCTCCTGAAAATATACTTTTTCGCCGGAGAAATGATTTTTTAAAAGATCGTATAAAAGACGATTTTCGAAGTTTAACAGACCATATGAAGATGCTTAGAATTTCTATGTCAATTTCATCAGTTATTTTAGGAAGTACAGTTTATTTACTTCAAAATGATGAAATAAATAAATCAAAAAAGGAATTTACATATATATTAAGTTTTTAGATGATAAAGTAGGAATTAAGACAATTTAATCCTTTATTTGCAATGGATCATTTCAAAAGCGTAAAGGATATATACTAGAAACATCAAAGGTTGAGAATACCCCTTTTATTCTGAAATAATGAAGTTAAATAGGAATAATGTTTCATAACATTTTTTAATACCTGTTTATCAGGGGCCCGTGGCTCAGGTGGTAGAGCGCACGGCTGATAACCGTGAGGCCCTGGGTTCGAATCCCAGCGGGCCCATTTTGCTTTTAATTTTGAATTAAATAAATTAAATATATTTTTACTCTTTTTAGAATATTTTAAGACTATTCCTAATTATTCTAAATTAATTTCTACTAAATTTAATATGAAATTTTTATTTTAAAATAGTGGACTTTTTTAATTACGATTTTAAGCAAACCAGATATAAATAAAATTTAAATTATAGATCCTAGCTTAATTAAAAATAAGCAATTTAAAGTCGTATTAAGTAAAAATAATGCAAAAAAATAAGGTAATTGAATAATAGAATTACCTTGCTCCAGCTCTCAGGTATGTATACCAGTACAATATATAATTTATTTTATTAAAAAAATTTTATTTTGTGGTATAAAAATAATTAGTGAAATAAAAAAAGATGTAAAAATAGTGATTTATCCTAATTACTAGTTTTAATAAATTTTTTTAATTTTTCAATTGATTTTCCAGATTTAACAGCACGATAAGCAATTTGAGTTCCTTCAATTAAATTATTGGACTTTCCAGATAAATATATAATGGCACCTGCATTAGCCAGAGCAATTTCTAAACGAGCCTTGTCCATAATGGAATCATTCTTACCATTTAAAACACCCAGGAAAATTTCAAGATTTTCTTCCAGAGTGTCCGGGGCCTTAATAAGATCATTTTTAGTTTTTTCAATTCCAAAATCTTCAGGATTTAATTTTTTTATTTCAACACTACCGTGATAAACAAATGCAACCAGTGTAGGGCCAACATTGGAAATTTCATCCATTCCCTGTTCTTCATTTTCATCAAAACCATGTACTACCATGGCCCGCTCGACACCAAGATTATTAAGAACATTAGCCATTATTTCCACATAATTAGCATCAAATACTCCTAAAAGTTGTATGTTAGCTCCAGCAGGAGATGTTAATGGGCCTAAAATATTAAAAACTGTTCTTATACCTAAAGCGTGGCGGACAGGCATTACATTTCGGGTTGCTGGGTGAAAATTAGGAGCGAACATAAAGCCCATGCCTGATTCTTCCAGGCATTTAGAGACAATTTCAGGAGAAGCATCAATTTTAACACCTGCAGCTTCTAATATGTCAGCACCACCACAGGAACTGGTGACTGCTCTATTACCATGCTTGGCCACATTAACTCCTACCGAAGAAGCAATTATGGCTGCGGCAGTACTTACATTAAAAGTTTTAAGGGTGTCACCCCCAGTACCACAAGTATCAACTAATTCCACATCTTTAGATACATTAAGGGGAGTACAGGCTCCTCGCATGGCCTTAGCAAAGCCAGTTATTTCGCCTATAGATTCTCCTTTGGTGGCTAGAGCAGTTAAAAGGGCAGCAATATTAATATCACTGGCATTTCCAGATATCATCTCTTCCATACATTGAAAGGCCTCATCTTCACTTAAATCTTTCCCAGAAACTATTTTTTGAATATATGTAATCACCAAATCACCTTATTGATTTTAAATAATTGAATTATTAAATTAAATACTCAAATTTTAATTATAGTTAGTTATTAAATCAAACACTATTCTAAATTTGATATAGAAAAAAATAAAAAAAATTAACCAGAAATCAAAATAAAGATAAAATAGCAATTAAATGTCACTTAGTCCATAATAAATTGCTATTTAAAGTTTTATAGTCCCTGATTTATTGTTAGTTTATCTTAATTTTTTGTGGCCTCTTTTAGCTTCAGGGTGTAATCCCCAATTTTTTCCAGCATTTTCTCTTTTTGATTAAGGTTTTGAGCAATTATATCAATAATGGCACTGCCTACAATAGCCCCTTCTGCACCGGCCTTAATGACCTCTTTCAAATGTGAAGGTTTTGAAATACCAAAGCCCACCATTAAAGGCAAGTCATTGTGTGCTCTTACTCTTTTTATAAGGTCTACCGTACTGATTTTAACCTCACTCCTGGCCCCTGTGACCCCCATAACCGAAACCAAGTAGGTGAACCCTGAAGAAAACTCAGAAATAGTTTTCAGACGTTCATTGGTAGTGGTCTGGGCAGCTAAAAATATCTGATTAACACCATATGTTCTAGCAGCTTTTACAGCATCTGATGCTTCTTCGGGAGGTAAATCAGCAGATAAAATAGCATTGATGCCATTTTCATGTGCTTGTTTATAAAAAAGATCTATACCTCTTTTATAAATTAGATTATAATAGACCAGCAGACCAATAGGAATAGAAGTAAATTCTCTTATCCTTCGAATAAACTCAAATCCTTTATCAGTAGTCATTCCTGAATTTAGAGCCCTTACATCTGCATCTTGAACAGTAGGTCCATCAGCGATAGGGTCTGAAAATGCAAATCCAATTTCCAGGGCATCCGCTCCATTTTCCACCAGAGTTTTCACAATTTCCAGTGAGGTATCAAAGTCAGGGTCTCCAGCCACCACAAAAGGAACGAAAGCCCCTTCATTTTTGGTTTCGACTCTTTTAAACATTTTTTCATAACTTTCTATGGAAAGTGATTTTTCAGAAGTTGAATTTTTAGAATTTTCACTAATATTTCCACTCATAGTTCCACCCCCAGAAGTTTAGCCGCTAAAAACATGTCTTTATCTCCCCTTCCCGAAAGATTCACTACGATTGTTTTTCCCTTATTTTCCGGCATTTTAGCATATTTCTCAGCATAGGCCACCGCATGGGCACTTTCTAATGCGGGCATTATGCCCTCATACTTGGATAAAAGCTGGAATCCTTTAAGGGCTTCTTCATCAGTAATAGGAACATAATTAGCCCTTCCAATGGTTTTGAGATAAGAATGTTCAGGCCCTACACCAGGATAATCCAATCCGGCGGAAACAGAATGGGCCTCAGTAATCTGGCCATCATTATCCTGCAGAACATAAGATAGAGATCCATGAAGAACTCCCTCACTTCCAGCACTTAGAGTAGCACCGTGATGGCCGCTTTCAATTCCATCTCCACCACCTTCCACCCCAATCAATTCCACATCATTATCAGACACAAATTCTGAGAATATACCAATAGAATTACTTCCACCACCAACACAAGCAATAATCGTATCGGGAAGGTTATTTTCAAGTTCAAGTATTTGTTTTCGGCATTCTTTTCCAATTATGGTTTGAAAATGTTTTACCATGACCGGGTAAGGATGAGGACCCATGGTAGAGCCTATCAAATAGTGAGTATTTTCCACATTAGTAATCCAGTCCCTCATGGCCTGATTTATGGCATCCTTAAGGGTTCTGGCACCGCTTTCTACTGGAATCACCTTTGCACCAGAAACTTCCATTCTAAAGACATTAAGACGCTGCCGATCCACATCCTCACTACCCATATAAACATCAATTGGGATGTCCAGCATGGCCCCTACCGCAGCGGTTGCAATTCCATGCTGGCCCGCACCCGTTTCAGCTATTATTCTATCCTTACCCATATATTGGGCCAATAATCCCTGCCCGAGAGTATTATTTATTTTATGGGCCCCAGTATGGAGCATATCCTCCCGTTTGAGGTATATTTTACATCCTAATTTTTTTGAAAGGTTTTTGGCCAGATACAGGCCGGTGGGCCTGCCTGCAAATTCCTTTAAGTAGAAGTCTAAATCCTGGTTAAATTGTTTATCATCTTTATATTTTAAAAAAGCACTTTCAAGCTCTTCCAGTGCTGGAATAAGTAATTCCGGGACGAAAATTCCCCCATA
This genomic interval carries:
- a CDS encoding pyruvate dehydrogenase, whose translation is MVKYRCTVCNYIYDEEIKEIPFSELPEDWRCPICNASKELFEALDSKNDINKESISKDMDLGHSTVSHVMVNQMAEWGIEYVFGIPGTSSLGVLQGIKDSDSLKYYQVRHEQTAAFMASAYGKLTGKVAACLTVAGPGATNLSTGLYDAKLDHSPVLAITGQVKRQLIGPGSFQEIDQHSFFEPVSVFNKPIVHKDQTTLLTTLAIKEALIKKGVSHISIPNDVQKQKYETKLIPLNGKIPQTNLSPANELVEEAAETINSAQRPVIIAGFGAMDQGDILLEMAKKITAPIVTTFRGKGVVDEDEELFVGSHGTIGSTSASQLVKNSDLLIVIGSSYSDMTQIPPKRTIQIDKDPMMIGRKHSVEVGLLGDSSVILPTLLDKLVFQNRLEYKEEIKLLKAEWSKLIKDEIDSSKSPIRPQYIMKVLNDKLSSSGVITLDVGENAWWFGRNFQMKKSQKMVMSGSLATMGFGLPAALAAQIAYPEKEVVCITGDGGFSMVMADFLTAVKYDLPIKVFLLNNNQLGMIQQEQKVEGYPNWQTELLNCDFASFAEICGGVGIKVTNPEEFPEKVEKTLGLDVPTIVDIQTDPQRFI
- a CDS encoding pseudouridine synthase, with protein sequence MKVLCSSEESLYRPEAVRWRNRMGLLKPLGEAVVILPCSMRKPYSNSKSHQIFMRISKRIQEVILTSPFGICPREMEKTFPIQSYDVSTTGDWSHEEIKVVGEVLRDYVGDKEVLAHVAGGYRQVCEEYLDDCVFTCEDGRPLSHESMQNLKDHIKKYRKIPAREKLLNGLRSLAIYQFGPGGEALIPDDCHVKGRYHKRIFHDSEQIAALLMDNGIYSLSLAGGRILSEIGTKWVNIEFDLKTNTLFAPGVLDADPNIVPKDEVIILNKGNVVGVGKAVLNGEEMVKASNGVAVRVRHRVK
- a CDS encoding adenylate kinase translates to MVSWNIAAVVGVPGVGKTSLCKSAVKSLGCNYINYGDLMLEIARDKNLAETDKEMFVLDMDLQYDIWKEAAHKINEREHVLVDLHGLDQSPKGYLFSLPLEIICPSTIIIVEASPENILFRRRNDFLKDRIKDDFRSLTDHMKMLRISMSISSVILGSTVYLLQNDEINKSKKEFTYILSF
- the trpD gene encoding anthranilate phosphoribosyltransferase, which encodes MVITYIQKIVSGKDLSEDEAFQCMEEMISGNASDINIAALLTALATKGESIGEITGFAKAMRGACTPLNVSKDVELVDTCGTGGDTLKTFNVSTAAAIIASSVGVNVAKHGNRAVTSSCGGADILEAAGVKIDASPEIVSKCLEESGMGFMFAPNFHPATRNVMPVRHALGIRTVFNILGPLTSPAGANIQLLGVFDANYVEIMANVLNNLGVERAMVVHGFDENEEQGMDEISNVGPTLVAFVYHGSVEIKKLNPEDFGIEKTKNDLIKAPDTLEENLEIFLGVLNGKNDSIMDKARLEIALANAGAIIYLSGKSNNLIEGTQIAYRAVKSGKSIEKLKKFIKTSN
- the trpA gene encoding tryptophan synthase subunit alpha, whose translation is MSGNISENSKNSTSEKSLSIESYEKMFKRVETKNEGAFVPFVVAGDPDFDTSLEIVKTLVENGADALEIGFAFSDPIADGPTVQDADVRALNSGMTTDKGFEFIRRIREFTSIPIGLLVYYNLIYKRGIDLFYKQAHENGINAILSADLPPEEASDAVKAARTYGVNQIFLAAQTTTNERLKTISEFSSGFTYLVSVMGVTGARSEVKISTVDLIKRVRAHNDLPLMVGFGISKPSHLKEVIKAGAEGAIVGSAIIDIIAQNLNQKEKMLEKIGDYTLKLKEATKN
- the trpB gene encoding tryptophan synthase subunit beta, producing the protein MIMDGKFGKYGGIFVPELLIPALEELESAFLKYKDDKQFNQDLDFYLKEFAGRPTGLYLAKNLSKKLGCKIYLKREDMLHTGAHKINNTLGQGLLAQYMGKDRIIAETGAGQHGIATAAVGAMLDIPIDVYMGSEDVDRQRLNVFRMEVSGAKVIPVESGARTLKDAINQAMRDWITNVENTHYLIGSTMGPHPYPVMVKHFQTIIGKECRKQILELENNLPDTIIACVGGGSNSIGIFSEFVSDNDVELIGVEGGGDGIESGHHGATLSAGSEGVLHGSLSYVLQDNDGQITEAHSVSAGLDYPGVGPEHSYLKTIGRANYVPITDEEALKGFQLLSKYEGIMPALESAHAVAYAEKYAKMPENKGKTIVVNLSGRGDKDMFLAAKLLGVEL